The following proteins come from a genomic window of Lolium rigidum isolate FL_2022 chromosome 5, APGP_CSIRO_Lrig_0.1, whole genome shotgun sequence:
- the LOC124651126 gene encoding ABC transporter G family member 1-like gives MGASGSGKSTLVDALAGRIARESLHGSVTLNGETLHGRRLRTISAYVMQDDLLYPMLTVRETLMFAAEFRLPRALSPARKRERVDTLIGQLGLTNAADTVIGDEGHRGVSGGERRRVSIGTDIIHDPILLFLDEPTSGLDSASAFMVVQVLRDIARSGSVVVMTIHQPSARILGILGRLLLLSRGRTVYAGTPAGLMPFFSDFGRPIPHNENPAEFALDTIKELEGQAPDGTAPLADFNARWQAEHRVMEDVKTMPLELAIAESVHRGKLVAGSEKSGTSSSSVPTFANPMRVEVWVLIKRSFTNTRRMPELFGMRLGTIMLTGFILATIFLRLDDTPKGVQERLGFFAMGMSTMFYVCADALPVFVQERHIYLRETAHNAYRRISYVISNAVVSFPPLVILSLAFAVTTFFAVGLAGGASSFFFFVLIILASLWAGSGFVTFLSAVVPHVMLGYTVVVAILAYFLLFSGFFINRDRIPAYWIWFHYMSLVKYPYQAVLQNEFGDATRCFARGIEMFDATPIAGMTEAVKLRVLDAIGNTLGTSMTATTCVVTGADVLAQQAVTDLGKWMCLLVTAAFGFFFRALFYVVLLLGSKNKRR, from the coding sequence ATGGGCGCCAGCGGATCCGGCAAGTCGACGCTCGTGGACGCGCTCGCCGGCCGGATTGCGCGTGAAAGCCTCCACGGCAGCGTCACGCTCAACGGGGAGACCCtccacggccgccgcctccgcaccATCTCGGCCTACGTGATGCAGGACGACCTGCTGTACCCGATGCTCACCGTACGGGAGACGCTGATGTTCGCCGCCGAGTTCCGCCTCCCCCGCGCGCTCTCCCCGGCCAGAAAGCGCGAGCGCGTCGACACGCTCATCGGCCAGCTCGGCCTAACCAACGCCGCCGACACCGTCATCGGCGACGAGGGCCACCGCGGGGTCTCCGGAGGCGAACGGCGCCGGGTCTCCATCGGTACGGACATCATCCACGACCCGATCCTGCTCTTCCTCGACGAGCCCACCTCCGGGCTCGACTCGGCGAGCGCCTtcatggtggtgcaggtgctccgCGACATCGCGCGCAGCGGCAGCGTCGTCGTCATGACCATCCACCAGCCCAGCGCGCGCATCCTCGGCATCCTTGGCCGCCTCCTGTTGCTATCGCGCGGCCGCACCGTGTACGCCGGCACGCCTGCCGGTCTCATGCCCTTCTTCTCtgacttcggcaggcccatcccgCACAACGAGAACCCGGCCGAGTTCGCGCTCGACACCATCAAAGAGCTCGAGGGCCAGGCACCCGACGGCACAGCGCCGCTCGCTGACTTCAACGCCAGGTGGCAGGCAGAACACAGGGTCATGGAGGATGTCAAAACGATGCCGCTGGAGCTCGCCATCGCCGAGAGCGTGCATCGAGGGAAGCTGGTGGCCGGGAGTGAGAAGTCGGggacgtcctcctcgtcggtgccgaCGTTCGCGAACCCGATGAGGGTGGAGGTGTGGGTGCTGATAAAGCGCTCCTTCACCAACACGAGGCGCATGCCGGAGCTCTTCGGGATGCGCCTGGGCACGATCATGCTGACGGGCTTCATCCTGGCCACCATCTTCCTGCGCCTCGACGACACGCCAAAGGGCGTCCAGGAGCGGCTCGGCTTCTTCGCCATGGGGATGTCCACCATGTTCTACGTCTGCGCCGACGCGCTGCCGGTGTTCGTCCAGGAGCGCCACATCTACCTCCGCGAGACGGCGCACAACGCCTACCGCCGCATCTCCTACGTCATATCCAACGCCGTCGTGTCGTTCCCGCCGCTGGTCATCCTGTCCCTGGCGTTCGCCGTCACCACCTTCTTCGCCGTGGGCCTGGCCGGCGGCgcctcctcgttcttcttcttcgtgctCATCATCCTCGCCTCCCTCTGGGCGGGCAGCGGCTTCGTCACCTTCCTCTCGGCGGTGGTGCCGCACGTCATGCTGGGCTACACGGTGGTGGTGGCCATCCTCGCCTACTTCCTCCTCTTCTCCGGCTTCTTCATCAACCGCGACAGGATCCCCGCCTACTGGATTTGGTTCCACTACATGTCGCTCGTCAAGTACCCCTACCAGGCCGTGCTGCAGAACGAGTTCGGCGACGCCACGCGCTGCTTCGCGCGCGGGATCGAGATGTTCGACGCCACGCCCATCGCCGGCATGACGGAGGCCGTCAAGCTCAGGGTGCTCGACGCCATCGGCAACACCCTCGGAACCAGCATGACGGCCACCACCTGCGTCGTCACCGGCGCCGACGTGCTCGCGCAGCAGGCCGTCACCGACCTAGGCAAGTGGATGTGCCTCCTCGTCACCGCCGCCTTCGGCTTCTTCTTCAGGGCTCTCTTCTACGTCGTCCTGCTACTCGGAAGCAAGAACAAGCGGAGGTAG